CCATGCTGGCCGGTATCGCCATTTTCCCCACGGTGTTTTCCTTTGGCATGGAACCGGGCGCCGGGCCGGGACTGCTGTTCATGACCATTCCGCTGGTGTTTTCCAAGATGCCCTTCGGCAATGTATTGCTCGTAGCCTTCTTTTTCCTGACCTCAATCGCCGCGACGACAGCCATGCTGTCGCTGGTTGAGGTGCTGGTGGCCTATCTTGCCGAGGAGCACGGCCTATCGCGGCGGATGTCCGTACTGGTAAACGCGGTCATCATCGTGGCCTTTGGGGCCTTAGCCGCCTTGTCGGTGGACAAAGCCAGCCTGCTCGGCCATATCACGATTTTCGGCAAAGGGTTCTTCGACCTCTTTGACTATATTTCTTCCAATATCCTGCTGCCGGTAGGCGGCCTGCTGGTTGCCCTGTTTGTCGGCTATGCAGCCGACCGGGAAGATGTAAGGCGGGAACTGACCAACCGGGGCGCCCTCCGGGTAGCCGGACTGGTCGACCTATTCTTCTTTGTTATCCGCTATGTAACCCCGGCGGCGCTGATAGTGGTCTTCTTAAACTCGGTCGGGGTAATCGGGTAAAAATTTTACAAGGCGTAACCATAAGCAAGGGGGATGCCCTTGCTTTTTTTGTCGGCAGAATGTGGTAAAATAAGCGTGAAATGATTAAAGCCCGCTTACGCCGGTTGGCGCCGGTGGGCATACTATAATCACTGGTAAAGAGAAAGGAGAATAGCTATGGGCAAACTGGACTTTATTTACAAGCGCCGCAGTGTGCGCAATTTTCTGGACGCCGACGTTCCCGCCGATGACCTGCGGGAAATCCTCAAGGCGGCCATCTATGCCCCGTCAGGGAAGAATTTGCAGAACTGGCATTTTGTCGTGGTGAAGAATAAGGCAAAAATTGCCGAAATGGCACAGATCGTCGAGCGGAAAAACGCCGAGTTGGCCGAGCTCTTGCCTAGCGAGGAAAAGCGCAAAGCTTTCCGCGGCATGGTGGCTTATCATACCGTCTTTAAGAAGGCGCCTGTTGTTATCCTCGTCTATGCCGGGCCCTATCCCACTTTGGCTACTGACCTGGCCGAGGCCAAGGCAGCGCCGCTCGATCTCATCCATGCGCTAGCCCGGCCCAATCCCGGCGTGCAAAACATCGCCGCCGCCATGGAAAACTTACTGCTGGCCGCCGCCAACCTGGG
Above is a genomic segment from Thermosinus carboxydivorans Nor1 containing:
- a CDS encoding sodium-dependent transporter, translated to MLAGIAIFPTVFSFGMEPGAGPGLLFMTIPLVFSKMPFGNVLLVAFFFLTSIAATTAMLSLVEVLVAYLAEEHGLSRRMSVLVNAVIIVAFGALAALSVDKASLLGHITIFGKGFFDLFDYISSNILLPVGGLLVALFVGYAADREDVRRELTNRGALRVAGLVDLFFFVIRYVTPAALIVVFLNSVGVIG
- a CDS encoding nitroreductase family protein; translated protein: MGKLDFIYKRRSVRNFLDADVPADDLREILKAAIYAPSGKNLQNWHFVVVKNKAKIAEMAQIVERKNAELAELLPSEEKRKAFRGMVAYHTVFKKAPVVILVYAGPYPTLATDLAEAKAAPLDLIHALARPNPGVQNIAAAMENLLLAAANLGYGTCWMTGPTYAAEEISKLVGFTKPGYYLAAMTPLGVPADDKGTNPPRKPLDEVVTFIE